Proteins encoded together in one Citromicrobium bathyomarinum window:
- a CDS encoding ribose-phosphate pyrophosphokinase: protein MKLMAGNSNLPLARAIAGYLEIPLTDASVRRFADEEVFVEIHENVRGEDVFVLQSTSFPANDNLMELLICIDALKRASARRITAVVPYFGYARQDRKPGPRTPISAKLVANLITQAGADRVLAVDLHAGQIQGFFDIPTDNLFAAPVMAADIQARYGDRDLMVVSPDVGGVVRARALAKRLDNAPLAIVDKRRDRPGESEVMNIIGDVQGRHCVLIDDIVDSGGTLCNAADALLEQGASSVAAYITHGVLSGAAVARVDASQLTELVVTDTIPAAEAAKDAKRIRYLTIAPLIGEAVRRIADESSVSSLFD, encoded by the coding sequence ATGAAACTGATGGCCGGCAATTCGAACCTGCCCCTCGCCCGTGCGATCGCAGGCTACCTCGAAATTCCGCTGACCGACGCCAGCGTGCGCCGATTCGCCGACGAGGAAGTGTTCGTCGAAATTCACGAGAACGTGCGCGGCGAAGACGTGTTCGTGCTCCAGTCGACCAGCTTCCCGGCGAACGACAACCTGATGGAGCTGCTGATCTGCATCGATGCGCTCAAGCGCGCATCGGCCCGCCGGATCACCGCAGTGGTCCCCTATTTCGGCTATGCCCGGCAGGATCGCAAACCCGGCCCGCGCACGCCGATCAGTGCCAAGCTGGTCGCCAACCTGATCACCCAGGCCGGGGCCGACCGCGTGCTGGCGGTGGACCTGCACGCAGGCCAGATCCAGGGCTTCTTCGACATCCCGACCGACAACCTGTTTGCAGCGCCCGTGATGGCTGCCGACATTCAGGCGCGTTACGGCGACCGCGACCTGATGGTCGTCAGCCCCGACGTGGGCGGCGTGGTCCGCGCGCGCGCGCTGGCCAAGCGGCTCGACAATGCGCCGCTGGCGATCGTCGACAAGCGGCGCGACCGGCCCGGCGAATCGGAAGTGATGAACATCATCGGCGACGTGCAGGGCCGCCACTGCGTGCTGATCGACGATATCGTCGATTCGGGTGGGACGCTGTGCAACGCGGCCGACGCGCTGCTCGAACAGGGGGCATCCTCGGTCGCGGCCTATATCACCCACGGCGTGCTTTCGGGCGCGGCGGTGGCGCGGGTCGATGCCTCGCAGCTGACCGAACTGGTGGTGACCGACACGATCCCCGCGGCCGAGGCCGCCAAGGACGCCAAGCGCATCCGCTATCTCACCATCGCCCCGCTGA
- the glpX gene encoding class II fructose-bisphosphatase, with protein MNTSGTSSELDRVLVLELVRVTEKAAIAASKLVGRGDEKAADAAAVEAMRKAFDKLEIDGTVVIGEGERDEAPMLYIGEKVGGAPGTGPKIDIALDPLEGTTITAKAGPNALAVLAAAEKGNLLNAPDTYMDKLAVGPGYPEGIIDLAKSPSDNVRAVAEAKGVKPEEIIVCVLDRPRHADLIAELRGLGCGVVLIGDGDVAGVIAVTDEDTTIDMYMGQGGAPEGVLAAAALRCVGGQFNGRLVFRNEDEKARAAKWGIEDLDRIYKLEDLAKGDCIFAATGVTSGSLLEGVKRRKGGRMTTESVVMRASSGTVRWIRGEHRIR; from the coding sequence ATGAACACTTCAGGCACGTCCAGCGAACTCGACCGGGTGCTGGTGCTCGAACTGGTACGAGTCACCGAAAAAGCGGCGATCGCCGCATCCAAGCTGGTCGGTCGCGGGGACGAGAAAGCCGCCGATGCCGCCGCTGTCGAAGCGATGCGCAAGGCGTTCGACAAGCTCGAGATCGACGGCACCGTGGTGATCGGCGAGGGCGAGCGGGACGAGGCCCCCATGCTCTATATCGGCGAGAAGGTCGGCGGCGCGCCGGGCACCGGGCCCAAGATCGATATCGCGCTCGACCCGCTGGAAGGCACCACCATCACCGCCAAGGCCGGTCCCAACGCGCTCGCCGTGCTCGCGGCGGCGGAGAAGGGCAACCTGCTCAACGCGCCCGACACCTATATGGACAAGCTGGCGGTCGGCCCCGGCTATCCCGAAGGCATCATCGACCTCGCCAAGAGCCCGAGCGACAATGTCCGCGCGGTGGCCGAAGCCAAGGGCGTGAAGCCCGAAGAGATCATCGTCTGCGTGCTCGACCGCCCGCGCCATGCGGACCTGATCGCGGAGCTGCGCGGGCTTGGCTGCGGCGTGGTGCTGATCGGCGACGGCGATGTCGCCGGGGTGATCGCGGTGACCGACGAGGACACCACGATCGACATGTACATGGGCCAGGGCGGCGCGCCCGAGGGCGTGCTGGCCGCTGCCGCGCTGCGCTGCGTCGGCGGCCAGTTCAACGGCCGCCTCGTGTTCCGCAACGAGGACGAGAAGGCCCGCGCCGCGAAGTGGGGGATCGAGGATCTCGACCGGATCTACAAGCTGGAAGACCTCGCCAAGGGCGACTGCATCTTCGCCGCGACCGGCGTGACCTCGGGATCGCTGCTCGAAGGCGTGAAGCGCCGCAAGGGTGGGCGCATGACCACCGAAAGCGTGGTGATGCGCGCGTCGAGCGGCACCGTGCGCTGGATCCGTGGCGAACACCGCATCCGGTAG
- a CDS encoding homoserine dehydrogenase has translation MSDAFKLGLAGLGTVGTGVLRLLDDNADLLSARAGRPIEVVAVSARTRGRDRGIDLSGYHWCDDPADLAQVEGLDAVIEVMGGTDGPALDLARASLSAGRSVVTANKAMIATHGFELAQAAETSGAALLFEAAVCAGTPILQTMRDGLCANRIDRIEGILNGTSNYILSAMERSGEDFGETLAEAQRLGYAEADPALDVDGGDAAHKLAILAALGFGLRPDFAGVEVNGIRDVRAADIAQAERLGYKIRLVAMADMVDRPGEAPALLQRVRPCLLPADHLLAGIDGPTNAVLTLGDQSGPILIQGAGAGSAATASGIVADVVALARGQARAPLAVPAGQLAVAERADSGAREARYYLRFVVADRPGVLAELAAAMRDARVSIQSLIQEGEGIDPEAGGIMVALTTHRAPARNIRDALARLQGSQSIVEPPLSMPILQD, from the coding sequence ATGAGCGATGCATTCAAACTGGGCCTTGCAGGCCTCGGCACGGTCGGTACGGGGGTGCTGCGCCTGCTGGACGACAACGCCGATCTCCTTTCCGCGCGCGCCGGGCGCCCGATCGAGGTGGTCGCGGTTAGCGCGCGGACGCGTGGCCGGGACCGGGGGATCGACCTTTCCGGATACCATTGGTGCGACGATCCGGCCGATCTGGCGCAGGTCGAGGGGCTGGACGCGGTGATCGAGGTGATGGGCGGCACCGACGGCCCCGCGCTCGATCTCGCCCGCGCCAGCCTGTCTGCCGGGCGCAGCGTGGTGACCGCGAACAAGGCGATGATCGCCACCCACGGGTTCGAGCTGGCGCAGGCGGCGGAAACCTCCGGCGCGGCGCTGCTGTTCGAAGCTGCGGTGTGCGCGGGCACGCCGATCCTCCAGACCATGCGCGACGGGCTCTGCGCCAACCGGATCGACCGGATCGAAGGCATTCTCAACGGCACCAGCAACTACATCCTCTCCGCAATGGAGCGCTCGGGCGAGGACTTTGGCGAGACGCTCGCCGAGGCACAGCGGCTTGGTTACGCGGAGGCCGATCCCGCGCTCGACGTCGATGGCGGCGATGCGGCGCACAAGCTCGCCATTCTCGCCGCACTCGGCTTCGGCCTGCGGCCCGATTTCGCGGGCGTCGAGGTGAACGGCATCCGCGACGTGCGCGCCGCCGACATCGCCCAGGCCGAACGGCTGGGCTACAAGATCCGCCTGGTTGCGATGGCGGACATGGTCGATCGCCCGGGCGAGGCACCGGCGCTGCTGCAGCGGGTTCGCCCGTGCCTGCTGCCTGCCGATCACCTGCTTGCCGGAATCGACGGGCCGACCAACGCGGTGCTGACGCTGGGCGACCAGTCGGGGCCGATACTGATCCAGGGCGCGGGCGCGGGCAGTGCGGCGACCGCCAGCGGGATCGTGGCCGACGTAGTCGCGCTCGCCAGAGGCCAGGCGCGCGCGCCGCTCGCCGTCCCGGCGGGGCAGCTGGCGGTGGCCGAGCGGGCCGATTCGGGGGCGCGGGAGGCACGCTATTACCTGCGCTTCGTCGTTGCGGACCGCCCCGGCGTGCTCGCCGAGCTGGCCGCCGCGATGCGCGATGCGCGGGTCAGCATCCAGAGCCTGATCCAGGAAGGCGAGGGGATCGACCCCGAAGCCGGCGGGATCATGGTCGCGCTCACCACCCACCGCGCACCTGCCCGCAACATCCGCGATGCGCTGGCCCGGTTGCAGGGATCGCAGAGCATCGTCGAGCCGCCGCTCTCGATGCCGATCCTGCAGGACTGA
- a CDS encoding energy transducer TonB, whose translation MAYSDQQMSGNKIVAIIIVGLIHVAIGYVLITGLAYSAVKKVVERVTTVDIEEPPPPEPEEEPPPPEPQPDTAPPPPVAPPPPISVATNPPQVRTQQTIPPPAPPALRIPPAAPVAPPAPPPPPPPPPPPANPPRPSNGNWITDSDYRSSWISRDYSGTVSFTLSIGSNGRVSGCSITGGSAPGELKDATCRLIERRARFRGDAGSFSGTVRWEIPN comes from the coding sequence ATGGCTTATTCAGATCAACAGATGAGCGGCAACAAGATTGTCGCGATCATCATAGTCGGTCTTATTCATGTCGCCATCGGCTACGTCCTCATTACCGGCCTGGCCTATTCAGCCGTCAAGAAGGTCGTGGAACGGGTGACGACAGTCGATATCGAAGAACCGCCGCCCCCTGAACCCGAGGAAGAACCGCCGCCCCCCGAGCCGCAGCCGGATACTGCTCCGCCGCCGCCCGTGGCACCGCCGCCGCCGATTTCGGTTGCGACGAATCCGCCGCAGGTGCGCACGCAGCAGACGATTCCGCCGCCCGCTCCGCCGGCGCTGCGGATTCCCCCGGCCGCACCGGTTGCGCCTCCCGCGCCGCCGCCGCCGCCTCCCCCGCCTCCGCCGCCGGCCAATCCGCCGCGGCCGTCGAACGGGAACTGGATCACCGATTCAGACTACCGGTCGAGCTGGATCAGCCGCGACTACTCGGGCACCGTGTCGTTCACGCTGTCAATCGGCAGTAATGGCCGGGTTTCGGGCTGCTCGATCACCGGCGGGAGCGCGCCGGGCGAGCTCAAGGACGCGACCTGCCGCCTGATCGAGCGTCGCGCTCGGTTCCGGGGTGATGCCGGGTCGTTCTCCGGAACGGTTCGCTGGGAAATTCCCAACTGA
- a CDS encoding MotA/TolQ/ExbB proton channel family protein translates to MFINLMAAAGDAGPQTEFGFMEAMEQGGPIAWTILAVLVIMSVGSFYILITKLLEQNKVLGQYKKVRSQFWRANSLEEGAGKLDKNSAWRQMVDDTVAAQASHGKMTDSMEAHDWMHGSLARSQDAIMSRLNGGLAFLATVGATAPFVGLLGTVIGIYRALINIGLAGSASIDKVAGPVGEALIMTAIGLLVAVPAVFAYNWLMSRNKRIAELLTGFSTDLLAYVNSNGSVRPMTAASTQQAAKTVKK, encoded by the coding sequence ATGTTCATCAATCTTATGGCGGCTGCCGGTGACGCAGGTCCGCAGACTGAATTCGGCTTCATGGAAGCTATGGAACAGGGCGGCCCGATCGCCTGGACCATTCTCGCCGTGCTCGTGATCATGTCGGTCGGTTCGTTCTACATCCTGATCACCAAGCTGCTCGAGCAGAACAAGGTGCTGGGTCAGTACAAGAAGGTCCGCAGCCAGTTCTGGCGTGCGAACAGCCTCGAAGAAGGCGCCGGCAAGCTCGACAAGAACAGCGCATGGCGCCAGATGGTCGACGACACCGTCGCGGCCCAGGCTTCGCACGGCAAGATGACCGACAGCATGGAAGCACATGACTGGATGCACGGTTCGCTGGCCCGTTCGCAGGATGCGATCATGTCGCGCCTCAACGGCGGCCTCGCCTTCCTCGCCACGGTCGGTGCGACCGCGCCGTTCGTCGGTCTGCTCGGTACCGTGATCGGGATCTATCGCGCGCTGATCAACATCGGTCTCGCCGGTTCGGCCTCGATCGACAAGGTTGCCGGCCCGGTCGGTGAAGCGCTGATCATGACCGCGATCGGTCTGCTCGTCGCCGTGCCTGCGGTGTTCGCCTACAACTGGCTGATGTCCCGCAACAAGCGCATCGCCGAGCTGCTGACCGGTTTCTCGACCGACCTGCTGGCCTACGTCAACTCGAACGGCTCGGTTCGCCCGATGACTGCCGCTTCGACGCAGCAGGCTGCCAAGACCGTCAAGAAGTAA
- a CDS encoding biopolymer transporter ExbD: MAISTGGDGNTPMADINTTPLVDVMLVLLIIFLIAVPVAIQTIEKLQIPVFESEESKDKVENLQLTVSTTDANGNAAGDPGYSGAVRDGECRVYFGNTTPVSSEELYDQAFERLDSIVQRAGGPEAIKAEPDLIPQVHIRGDVNAPWRCVAGTIYNVQAAGYPTVGFISNPVDPNA; this comes from the coding sequence ATGGCGATTTCCACGGGAGGCGACGGCAATACGCCGATGGCAGACATCAACACCACTCCGCTGGTGGACGTGATGCTGGTGCTTCTCATCATCTTCCTGATTGCGGTTCCTGTCGCGATCCAGACGATCGAGAAGCTCCAGATTCCGGTCTTCGAATCGGAAGAATCGAAGGACAAGGTCGAGAACCTGCAGCTCACCGTGAGCACCACCGATGCCAACGGCAACGCGGCCGGTGATCCGGGGTACAGCGGTGCGGTTCGTGACGGCGAATGCCGGGTCTACTTCGGCAACACCACGCCGGTGAGCTCGGAAGAGCTGTACGACCAGGCGTTCGAGCGGCTCGACAGCATCGTGCAACGTGCAGGTGGCCCGGAAGCCATCAAGGCAGAGCCCGACCTGATCCCGCAGGTGCACATTCGCGGCGACGTGAACGCACCCTGGCGGTGTGTCGCCGGCACGATCTACAACGTGCAGGCAGCAGGCTATCCGACCGTCGGGTTCATCTCGAACCCGGTCGATCCGAACGCCTGA
- a CDS encoding biopolymer transporter ExbD gives MAMSGGSDDGAPMMDMNMTPLIDVLLVLLIMFIITIPVATHAVNIDLPQPNPNDAQQEIDPVKNKIVLTQNGEILWNGEAINQGQLVRNLQLTRDIEPEPELQFEPEPLASYDLSAKTLNIIKASGVTKFGFVGNEQYRTFGK, from the coding sequence ATGGCTATGTCAGGCGGTTCCGATGATGGCGCCCCGATGATGGACATGAACATGACGCCGTTGATCGACGTCCTGCTCGTGCTCCTCATCATGTTCATCATCACCATCCCGGTGGCGACCCACGCGGTCAACATCGACCTTCCGCAGCCCAACCCCAACGATGCGCAGCAGGAGATCGACCCGGTCAAGAACAAGATCGTGTTGACCCAGAACGGCGAGATCCTGTGGAACGGCGAGGCCATCAATCAGGGCCAGCTGGTCCGCAATCTCCAGCTGACCCGCGATATCGAGCCCGAGCCCGAACTGCAGTTCGAGCCCGAGCCCCTCGCCAGCTACGACCTCTCGGCCAAGACGCTGAACATCATCAAGGCCTCGGGCGTGACGAAGTTCGGCTTCGTCGGCAACGAACAGTACCGCACCTTCGGCAAGTAG
- a CDS encoding biopolymer transporter ExbD, with protein sequence MASAAIDRAVKAPAPVGEINMTPLIDVLLVLLIMFIITIPIATNAVDIEVGVGEGSPIDPVINKVVVTEGGAVLWNGEAVSQRELATNLTLASRVAPEPELQFEPEANASYDLSARTLALIEASPVTKFGFVGNEKYRKFATD encoded by the coding sequence ATGGCCAGTGCTGCAATCGACCGAGCCGTGAAAGCCCCCGCCCCGGTGGGCGAGATCAACATGACCCCGCTGATCGACGTCCTGCTGGTGCTGTTGATCATGTTCATCATCACCATCCCGATCGCGACCAACGCGGTGGATATCGAGGTCGGCGTTGGCGAGGGCAGCCCGATCGACCCGGTCATCAACAAGGTGGTGGTGACCGAGGGCGGCGCAGTCCTGTGGAATGGCGAGGCCGTCTCCCAGCGCGAGCTGGCGACCAACCTCACGCTGGCCAGCCGCGTGGCGCCCGAGCCCGAATTGCAGTTCGAGCCCGAAGCCAATGCGAGCTACGACCTTTCTGCCCGCACGCTCGCGCTCATAGAGGCCTCGCCGGTGACGAAGTTCGGCTTCGTGGGCAACGAGAAGTATCGCAAGTTCGCGACCGACTAG
- a CDS encoding ligase-associated DNA damage response DEXH box helicase produces MTGTDVPPEIEAWFAGRGWRIRDHQRAMLEASDRGDHALLVADTGAGKTLAGFLPTLAAFIPSRLGDAKPPEGLHTIYVSPLKALAQDVQRNLIAPVEQMGLPISVETRSGDTSSDRKRRQRDKPPNVLLTTPESLSLLLSYPESFDIFAGCQRIVIDEIHAFATGKRGDLLALCLERLQAIAPQMQRAALSATVANEEGFRAWLAPHGEIDRVAVVQGEAGVPPEVEILLPDENRVPWGGHAATWAIPQLYEVLRQNRTTLVFTNTRFLAEYIFQHLWDVNEDKLPIGIHHGSLSREAREKVEGAMAAGELRALVATASLDLGVDWGDIDCVVQMGAPKGSSRLLQRVGRANHRLDQPSRALLVPGNRFEFLEAQAAKDAVDEGQRDGEDFRPGGLDVLAQHVMACVCAAPFEEAELLAQVRSCLPYAWIDEEVFARVLNFVATGGYALKAYDRFQRIVRDRSGQWRLTHPQHAARHRLNAGIIMDAQMLEVRFRNGRSLGRVEENFAAQLSPGDTFAFAGTSLEVEQLRDMEIIVRASSKSAMIPSYGGARMPLTTHLADRVRAMLVDRTSWARFPDDVREWLEMQDWRSELPGPDNLLVESFPRGGREYTVYYTFTGWNANQSLGMLITKRMEDRGLMPGGFVANDYSLAVWGLKPVEDPAPLLSPDILAHEFVDWVQDSHLLRRSFREVAVIGGLVERQHPGKRKTGKQVTFSTDLIYDVLRKYEPEHVLLEAAWADARTRLTDVGRLGDLLDRAQGDLVHVKLDRVSPLAVPVMVMIGRESLPQGSVDDELLLEAESLAGEAMRPAD; encoded by the coding sequence ATGACGGGCACTGACGTTCCCCCTGAAATCGAAGCCTGGTTTGCGGGGCGCGGCTGGCGCATCCGTGATCACCAGCGCGCGATGCTGGAGGCGAGCGATCGGGGCGATCACGCGCTGCTGGTGGCCGATACGGGCGCGGGCAAGACGCTGGCGGGCTTCCTGCCGACGCTTGCCGCATTCATCCCCTCGCGGCTGGGCGATGCGAAGCCGCCGGAGGGATTGCACACGATCTATGTCTCGCCGCTCAAGGCGCTGGCGCAGGATGTGCAGCGCAACCTGATCGCTCCGGTGGAGCAGATGGGCCTGCCGATCAGCGTCGAGACGCGCAGCGGCGATACCTCGTCCGATCGCAAGCGCCGCCAGCGCGACAAGCCGCCCAATGTGCTGCTCACCACGCCGGAGAGCCTCTCCCTGCTGCTCTCCTACCCCGAGAGCTTCGACATCTTCGCCGGATGCCAGCGGATCGTCATCGACGAGATCCACGCCTTCGCCACCGGCAAGCGCGGCGATCTGCTGGCGCTGTGTCTTGAACGGTTGCAGGCCATCGCGCCGCAGATGCAGCGCGCTGCGCTCTCCGCCACGGTCGCCAACGAAGAGGGCTTTCGAGCCTGGCTGGCTCCCCATGGCGAAATCGACCGGGTCGCCGTGGTGCAGGGTGAGGCGGGCGTTCCGCCCGAGGTTGAAATCCTGCTGCCCGACGAGAACCGCGTGCCATGGGGCGGCCATGCGGCGACCTGGGCAATCCCGCAGCTCTACGAGGTGCTGCGGCAGAACCGCACCACGCTGGTCTTCACCAACACGCGTTTCCTCGCCGAATATATCTTCCAGCACCTGTGGGATGTGAACGAGGACAAGCTGCCGATCGGCATTCACCACGGCTCGCTCAGCCGCGAGGCGCGCGAGAAGGTGGAGGGGGCGATGGCGGCGGGCGAGCTGCGCGCGCTGGTCGCCACCGCCAGCCTCGATCTGGGGGTGGACTGGGGCGATATCGACTGCGTGGTCCAGATGGGCGCGCCAAAGGGCTCCAGCCGTCTGTTGCAGCGCGTGGGGCGCGCAAATCACCGGCTCGACCAGCCCAGTCGTGCGCTGCTGGTCCCGGGCAACCGGTTCGAATTTCTCGAAGCGCAGGCGGCCAAGGATGCGGTCGACGAAGGGCAGCGCGATGGCGAGGATTTCCGGCCCGGCGGGCTCGATGTGCTCGCCCAGCACGTGATGGCCTGCGTTTGCGCGGCGCCTTTCGAGGAGGCTGAGCTGCTCGCACAGGTGCGCAGCTGCCTGCCCTATGCCTGGATCGACGAGGAGGTGTTCGCGCGGGTGCTGAACTTCGTCGCCACCGGCGGGTACGCGCTCAAGGCCTATGACCGGTTCCAGCGGATCGTGCGCGACCGGTCGGGCCAGTGGCGGCTGACCCACCCGCAGCATGCCGCGCGCCATCGGCTGAATGCGGGCATCATCATGGATGCGCAGATGCTGGAGGTGCGCTTCAGGAATGGCCGTTCGCTGGGCCGGGTGGAGGAGAATTTCGCCGCACAGCTATCACCGGGGGATACCTTCGCCTTCGCCGGCACTTCGCTGGAGGTCGAGCAGCTGCGCGACATGGAGATCATCGTGCGTGCGTCGAGCAAGTCGGCGATGATCCCGAGCTATGGCGGCGCGCGCATGCCGCTGACCACACATCTGGCCGACCGGGTGAGGGCGATGCTGGTCGACCGGACGAGCTGGGCGCGCTTTCCCGACGATGTGCGCGAGTGGCTGGAGATGCAGGACTGGCGCAGCGAGCTGCCGGGGCCGGACAATCTGCTGGTCGAAAGCTTCCCGCGCGGTGGCCGCGAATACACGGTCTACTACACCTTCACCGGGTGGAACGCGAACCAGTCTCTGGGGATGCTGATTACCAAGCGGATGGAGGATCGCGGGCTGATGCCCGGCGGCTTCGTTGCAAACGACTATTCGCTGGCGGTGTGGGGGCTCAAGCCCGTAGAGGATCCAGCGCCGCTGCTATCGCCAGATATTCTGGCGCACGAATTCGTCGACTGGGTGCAGGACTCGCATTTGCTGCGCCGCTCCTTCCGCGAGGTGGCGGTGATCGGCGGACTGGTCGAGCGGCAGCATCCGGGCAAGCGCAAGACAGGCAAGCAGGTCACCTTCTCGACCGACCTGATCTACGACGTGCTGCGCAAGTACGAGCCCGAGCATGTGCTGCTCGAGGCCGCCTGGGCCGACGCACGCACACGGTTGACCGATGTCGGGCGGTTGGGCGACCTGCTCGACCGCGCGCAGGGCGATCTGGTGCATGTGAAGCTGGACCGCGTGAGCCCGCTTGCGGTCCCGGTGATGGTGATGATCGGGCGCGAGAGCCTGCCGCAGGGCTCGGTCGACGACGAACTGCTGCTTGAGGCCGAAAGCCTTGCGGGCGAGGCGATGCGGCCCGCCGATTAG
- a CDS encoding DUF2059 domain-containing protein, translated as MKNIALVAAMGALALAQPAMAQDESATEEATEDTQAELQQADPDEAGQSAGVALAELMGAIFSAEPLTAEQEARLPEAGAAANALVPEGIYGRMMREMMDGTVGGLFGMILEQGDAMSSLDLADYTGLYGEEVDALTEEQRRELTTIFDPVYQERMEAEMAAMTDMMERVFGSLEPGLREGLSRALATRFSTDELEAINAFFATPAGAKYAGESLIMFTDPQIMASVGQAMPALMQEMPAFFGGKGDAAGDLPAPRRYDDLTPSEQRRAAELLGVDQPTLRARMAEAEEAAAEGGAPADDAWSDDDQAIPDVETEETSDAFEEAMEEVGA; from the coding sequence ATGAAGAATATCGCATTGGTCGCCGCAATGGGCGCGCTAGCCTTGGCTCAGCCCGCGATGGCGCAGGACGAGAGCGCGACAGAAGAGGCGACTGAAGACACCCAGGCCGAACTTCAGCAAGCCGATCCGGACGAGGCCGGCCAGAGCGCCGGTGTCGCCCTGGCCGAGTTGATGGGCGCGATCTTCAGTGCGGAGCCTTTGACCGCGGAGCAGGAGGCCAGACTGCCTGAAGCGGGCGCGGCTGCGAATGCGCTCGTGCCGGAAGGCATTTACGGGCGCATGATGCGCGAAATGATGGACGGCACCGTTGGCGGTCTCTTCGGCATGATTCTGGAGCAGGGCGATGCGATGAGCAGCCTTGATCTTGCCGACTATACGGGGCTCTACGGCGAAGAGGTCGACGCGCTGACTGAAGAGCAACGGCGCGAGCTCACCACGATTTTCGACCCCGTTTATCAGGAACGCATGGAGGCCGAGATGGCCGCGATGACGGATATGATGGAGCGGGTTTTCGGCAGTCTGGAACCGGGGCTGCGCGAAGGTCTGTCGCGGGCACTGGCAACGCGGTTCTCCACCGACGAGCTGGAAGCGATCAATGCGTTTTTCGCCACTCCCGCTGGCGCGAAGTATGCGGGCGAGAGCCTGATCATGTTTACCGACCCACAGATCATGGCCAGCGTCGGGCAGGCGATGCCCGCGCTGATGCAGGAAATGCCCGCGTTCTTCGGCGGTAAAGGCGATGCTGCAGGCGATTTGCCCGCGCCGCGCCGGTATGACGACCTCACCCCTTCGGAACAGCGCCGCGCGGCCGAGCTGCTCGGCGTCGACCAGCCGACGCTCCGTGCGCGCATGGCTGAGGCCGAGGAAGCAGCCGCCGAAGGCGGGGCACCGGCAGATGACGCGTGGAGTGATGACGATCAGGCCATTCCCGATGTCGAAACCGAAGAGACGTCCGATGCCTTCGAGGAAGCGATGGAGGAAGTCGGAGCGTAA